One bacterium genomic window, GTCGCCGGGATCGTGAGGAACGAGACGAGCCGCAGCGACTGCCCGAGGGTCTGCGACATCCCGGCCATGTCGCGCGCCGCGGCGCGCTTGGCCAGCGCCGCGGTGGCGATCGTCCCGACCGCCACGCCGAACAGCCCGAGCGGCAGCTGCATCAGCCGGAAGGCGTAGTTGAGCCACGCCGCGCCGCCGGCGACGTGGCTGGCGAACATGCTGTTGACGACGATGTTGACCTGCGTCGCCGCGAGCCCGACGGTCGCCGGCCCCATCAGCAGCGCCATCCGCCGCATCCCCGCGTCGCGGAACGCCAGGTCGAGCGAGGGGCGGAAGCGCCATCCCTCCCGCCGCAGCGCCGGGACCTGCACGAGGAACTGCGCCGCGCCGCCGAGCAGCGTTCCGACCGCCCAGCCCGCGACGGCGATCCGCGGGTCGAGCCCCTTCAGCCAGAGCGCCGCGCCGACGACGATCGAGACGATGTTGAAGCAGGCCGGCGCGAAGGCGGGGACGAAGAAGTGGTCGAGGGAGTTGAGCATCCCCATCGCCACCGCGGCGAGCGAAACGAGCGGCAGGAAGGGGAGCATGATCCGGGTCAGATGGACGGCCAGCTCCTGCTTCCCCGGCGTGTCGGCGAATCCCGGCGCGATGCCGGAGACGATCGCGTCGGCGCCGAAGAGCCCGAGCAGCACCAAGGCGCCGAGGATCGCGCAGAGGGTCGTGGTCAGCCGGTTGGCGAGGAGGAACGCCTCCCGCCGCGAGCGGTTGCGGAGCGTCGCGGTGAAGGTCGGCACGAACGCCGCGGAGAGCGCCCCCTCGGCGAAGAGGTCCCGCAGCAGGTTCGGGATGCGGAAGGCGATGACGAAGGCGTCGCTGACGACCGTCGCGCCGAAGAGGGCCGCGAACAGCTGGTCGCGGACCAGGCCGAGCAGCCGCGAAAGGAGCGTGCCGAACGAGACGAGCCCCGCGGCCCGCGCCAGCCGTCGAGCCTGCCGCGGCGCTTCGGCCGGCTGCCCGCTCTCGTTCCGCTCGTCGCTCACGAAGCCGGAGATTGCCCGTTTCGCGGCCGCGCGTCAATAATCCCGCCATGAACGACCCCGAAGAGATCCGGTACGAGGAGCTGACCGCCGCGCCGACCGAGGAGATCGTCGCCCTCTACCGCGCGGGCGGCTGGTGGACCGAGAGCGACGCCGCGCGCGCGGCGATCCCGAAGATGATTCGCGGTAGCTTTTGCTTCCTCGGGGCCCGGCGGCCGGACGGCCGGCTGGTCGGGATGGCCCGCGCGATCTCGGACGGCGCGAGCGACGCGTACATTCAGGACGTCGTCGTGCTGCCGGACTGGCGCGGCCGGGGCATCGGGGGCGAAATGATCCGCCGCCTCGTGGCGCGGTGCCGCGCGGCGGGGATCGAATGGATAGGCCTGGTGGCCGAGCCCGGAACGATCCCGTTCTACGAGCGGCTCGGCTT contains:
- the murJ gene encoding murein biosynthesis integral membrane protein MurJ encodes the protein MSDERNESGQPAEAPRQARRLARAAGLVSFGTLLSRLLGLVRDQLFAALFGATVVSDAFVIAFRIPNLLRDLFAEGALSAAFVPTFTATLRNRSRREAFLLANRLTTTLCAILGALVLLGLFGADAIVSGIAPGFADTPGKQELAVHLTRIMLPFLPLVSLAAVAMGMLNSLDHFFVPAFAPACFNIVSIVVGAALWLKGLDPRIAVAGWAVGTLLGGAAQFLVQVPALRREGWRFRPSLDLAFRDAGMRRMALLMGPATVGLAATQVNIVVNSMFASHVAGGAAWLNYAFRLMQLPLGLFGVAVGTIATAALAKRAAARDMAGMSQTLGQSLRLVSFLTIPATVGLIVLAAPIIRLIYQRGNFTAADTEATAGALVWYAVGLFAYSAVKVVAPAFYALGRARVPLVASVSAVAANVVFNALCFEKFGHRGLAFGTSLAALVNFAVLTIAFRRSCGPVGGAVWGGTLKCLAAAAPMGLGAWGAARAIEATLGTASLAVRAVGALVPVAVGIGIYGAACWALRLPELSDMLSL
- a CDS encoding GNAT family N-acetyltransferase, coding for MNDPEEIRYEELTAAPTEEIVALYRAGGWWTESDAARAAIPKMIRGSFCFLGARRPDGRLVGMARAISDGASDAYIQDVVVLPDWRGRGIGGEMIRRLVARCRAAGIEWIGLVAEPGTIPFYERLGFAALEGFTPLRHGLKARP